From the Coffea eugenioides isolate CCC68of chromosome 1, Ceug_1.0, whole genome shotgun sequence genome, the window AGTGGCTCCGCTTCTTTAAAATCCCCTTCCCTCCCTTCACAAATTGGTGATCGGTCAAAAACGACATCtatcttgttgttttctttctcttcaaaGCGCGTCTTGATCATGTCCAACTGGATTAATTTAACatatttactttatttttattatttttttttttggggtttatTAAAGTAAAATAAGTAGTACTAGTATTTTATTAGTAGTATTATTGTAGTACTTATTACACAACTgcaataagaaaaaaaaaaaagaaaaagggtactCCCAATCTTGTCAAGTTAATAAAATTCTAGACACGTGATCCTCAGTGCCACTTTTCCAGTGACAATTCAATGTCACTTCTATATTTATACCAAGTAtcatgtttatttaatttatcatgtgctatttatttaatttttttggaattGACACTAGATTTGGCACCGAATAGTGACACAGAGGATCCCTGAAAATTCTACTGTTAAGGACGATTCCGAGATTTTAAAGTCTCTCTCTCACCTTCATATTTCGATAAATGCATTTGAAGTCGGTCAGTCCAATCCAGAACACACCAATCCTCCTCCCAGAAGAAGTAGTAGCACTACAACTACAAGGAAAGAAACACAACTGCTAGCACTGTAGCAATTAATACTCATTAGAAAGCAGAGACCACCACCGTCTCCTCCGTTTGATTTTTTTGCACAACTTTTTCCCCTtaattttagttgtatttgttagaaggcaagaaaaaaaggagaaggATGGGAGATGTGACATTATATGTGGTGGACGAGGAGGATGATGCTTTTATGTCAACACCCCATCATCATTATTGTCattcaccaccaccaccaccaccaccttcGGCTTTATGCAGAATATGCCACGAAGCAGAGTTGGAAAGCTGCAAGAGCTTGGAATCTCCATGCGCTTGTTCCGGAACTGTCAAGGTACCATTTTCAATTCTCAAACCCAACACCATCACCTCTTTTACTCTTCTTCTCGTTGAGTGTTACTCCATATTTCTTTCTGGGTGGGAAAATTCCCCCCTTTTTTCTTGTGGATAGCATCCTCAAtcactctgtttttttttttttttgagtcttaattctctctctctctcagtttGCTCACAGAGACTGCATACAGAGATGGTGCAACGAAAAGGGGAACACAATTTGTGAACTTTGTTTGCAGGTTCGGATTTCATTCcttcttttttggttttttcaaaAAAGCACTGGAGGTGGTAAGTAGTAGTATCATTTATCAATCTGATCGTTTCGGTTTTCCTTTTCTAGCAGACGGTATATGGGGGGGCTTGGTGCTTTTTCCCTTGTACTTGTGGTTCAGAGTTTCCATCGTCTCTGTTTTCCAAGTTCATCTTTGCTTTCATTCTGGTTCATGACGAAGATTTCAATTACTAATAGAGATTAAGCcgcttttttgttgttgttgttgtttccTTTTTAATCCTAATTCTTTCTTTCAGTAAGGTGCTTTGTGAAATTAATCTTTATGAAATAGGAGGATCAGCTTACACAGAGGAAGGAATCATTTTCCGACTTGCATTACATGTCAATCGGATTTTTGTTGCATTTCAATAATAAAATCCACATGACGTCTTCCATTTGTAGCATTTTGTAAAGATTACCTAAGTAACAACAACTCCGTATCCACATTAGCAGTTGAAAACTTGACCATGATCGTAAGCTGCTCCAACTCTCTGTTATCTCAGGAGGGCATGATCGTAAACTAGTAGTATTTCTGCACGCTTATCATTTCGAATTCACTCCTCTTTAAttctttttgggtttttttttctcgccacctctctctctctttttctcgtCCTAACAAACTTTTGGTCCTTGTCAGATATTTTAGaacagttttttattttttatttttttggggcaTTTTGGATGGATGAAAAGGGTTGATTGCATGTGGTGTGGCTTAATGGGTTACGGATTAGTgaaaaagcaagtaaattgAATTGGGATTGGTTGCAGAAGTTTGAACCGGGGTATACAGCTCCTCCTAAGAAGGCCCAGCTGCTGATGGATTCAACAGCACTAAGAGCAAGCATCAGGTATGACTAATTGTCTGTGCACGCTCCCCGGGTCGGGTCGGGTCGGTCTTATTATTAATTGGCCGCTTTTTGAATCATATAAATTGACATCATCTATCTGCTGATTCGTACATACAATCCAAAATTGCACCCGCCACTGCCTGCCTGCCTGCTTGCTGCTATAGACACgtattaataataataatacaaatataaaCCCCTGCCCCGAGCTGCCTCTTTTGTTGTTGTCATCAAATTGTAGACGATactaataatatattattatgtCTTTAAGAGAATTGTACCattaaaaattttgtttaataaaaagCATGGAATGTCTCCGCAGTGAGTAGTGAGACCTCGCTAGTCACTTGTTATCATTATAGTCTCAAGGCACGTCAGACTTTTTCTGCTGGCAGAGGTAAattatgataattttttttttttttttataacgtaaaaattttcaaatatcaggGAAAGCACGGAAACTccaacaagagagagagagcatgaAATTGGAGGGGAAGAAATGGTCGACGTCGAGTACTCGGAATGCTCATCCGCAGCCGACACCACTGCCTCCTACTGCAGATCAGTGGCTCTTATTGTAAGCCTCCCTTCCCATCTTTTGTCCATATCTTAAACTAACCTGAGAAGCCTTTTTAGGTGAACTAAAAATTCCTAATACCAAAAGTCTTCCCTGGTTACTAGTTTCTCACCCTGCTCCTGTTTATTAGTAGTATTGTTTACTCTCTAATTTGCAGTTCACGGCATTGCTCCTGCTGCGACACATGCTTGCACTGATCAGCGGAGGAACAGGGGATTACCCTTTCACGCTACTCACAGTGAGCACCCTCCTTTACGTTCCCCATTGCTGATACTTATTGCAACTACCATGACTGACGCATAtacttcaactctctctctctctctctgccaattttccttccttctatctttttttcttcttaaataataattaaaaaaactaACTCGAGACTTTCCGATCCACTTCTGCAGTTGCTGATTATACGGGCTACCGGCATCCTATTGCCCATGTACATATTGATTCGGATAATCACCGCAATCCAAAACAGCGTTAGGAGGACCCGTAACTATGAGGTTCGTTGCCAAATCCTAGCTACGTCAACCAACCACGTCCCTCCATGTATCTTACCAACTTTACTTTTATAGAGTGAAATGAACAAACAAGAGAACACAAACCATACACAGAGTCATCATACACCAATGCATCTGAACACACCCAACAACACAAGCTAAGAACCACGACTTCACACTCCATTTCATCGTTTTCAGGTTTCTGAAGGAGAAACGCACCCAGTTTTTCATGACAGACAGCAACGGAGATGAGCAGTAGCAGTCGCTTCCAAGTGTCTTGACAGCCCTCCTTGTTACTTTCTCCCCGGCTCTATCCTTTGTTATTCGTGAgcaatcaaacaatcaatcaaATCTAGCTATAGATTCCCTTGATGCAAGGTAAATGAGATGCGAACAACAAATGAAAGTAAATTTCACAAATCATGTCCCCGGCTCCAGTAACCCCCACCGTCAGATggatccttcattttttctctcTCCTCTCCGCACCGCAAACAGCCTTTTTGTGGTTTTGAGATGGCAAGGGAAAGACAAAATAACCTTTCAAAGTCATTCCCGTCCATTTCCATACGCACCTAAGATGGG encodes:
- the LOC113775501 gene encoding uncharacterized protein LOC113775501, producing MGDVTLYVVDEEDDAFMSTPHHHYCHSPPPPPPPSALCRICHEAELESCKSLESPCACSGTVKFAHRDCIQRWCNEKGNTICELCLQKFEPGYTAPPKKAQLLMDSTALRASIRESTETPTREREHEIGGEEMVDVEYSECSSAADTTASYCRSVALIFTALLLLRHMLALISGGTGDYPFTLLTLLIIRATGILLPMYILIRIITAIQNSVRRTRNYEVSEGETHPVFHDRQQRR